A genomic region of Ignavibacteria bacterium contains the following coding sequences:
- a CDS encoding UDP-N-acetylmuramoyl-tripeptide--D-alanyl-D-alanine ligase has protein sequence MKIAISDIKKLNGVEILNKNLFKKISGISIDSRKLKVGDLFFAIKGENFDGHDFVDQVISNGASAVVIAKNYFEKFKDKNYPLVIVEDTTKALGELARIYRDKFNVKIIGLTGSNGKTTTKEMIAEILSKKYKTLKTEGNLNNNFGVPLNLFRLEKSHQVAVIELGINHFHEMKTLCEIANPDFGIITNIGTAHIEFLKSREGIAEEKGRLFEYLIKKNGFGFVNSDEDLIKKKAKGLKRKLTFGFNSRAEVRGKILSLNNLAQPTLKISYRNKSEVINLPTFGIHTAQNALCAAAVGLKFGVSLKQIKSTLENFKSYDKRMQVIEVDGYTIINDAYNANPDSMHMAIQTMSVMKGYFQKLAVLGDMLELGEFSEKYHRELAHYLKENGIQKVFFFGDLTKISFDEAQKINLDAKHFNDKQSIADEIKKSIPEGSLILLKGSRKMKMEEVIEFLKG, from the coding sequence ATGAAGATTGCAATTTCTGACATAAAAAAATTAAATGGAGTTGAAATCTTAAATAAAAATTTATTCAAAAAGATTTCTGGAATTTCTATTGATTCAAGAAAACTAAAAGTTGGAGATTTATTCTTTGCAATTAAAGGTGAAAATTTTGATGGACACGATTTTGTAGATCAGGTAATTTCAAATGGTGCTTCAGCAGTAGTTATTGCTAAAAATTACTTTGAAAAATTTAAAGACAAAAATTATCCACTTGTGATTGTCGAAGATACAACAAAAGCACTTGGTGAGCTTGCAAGAATCTATCGCGATAAGTTCAATGTAAAAATAATTGGTTTGACTGGTTCAAACGGAAAAACAACCACCAAGGAAATGATCGCTGAAATTCTTTCAAAGAAATATAAAACATTAAAGACAGAAGGAAATCTAAATAATAACTTTGGAGTACCTTTAAATCTATTCCGACTTGAAAAATCCCATCAAGTTGCTGTCATCGAGTTAGGGATTAATCATTTTCATGAGATGAAAACTCTGTGTGAAATTGCCAATCCCGATTTTGGAATTATCACAAATATTGGAACTGCTCATATCGAGTTTCTTAAAAGTCGAGAGGGAATTGCTGAAGAAAAAGGTCGGCTTTTTGAATATTTAATTAAAAAGAATGGATTTGGATTTGTTAACTCAGATGAAGATTTAATTAAGAAAAAAGCGAAAGGATTGAAGAGGAAATTGACATTTGGATTTAATTCCCGTGCAGAGGTTCGTGGAAAAATTCTTTCCTTAAATAATCTTGCTCAACCGACATTAAAGATTTCTTATAGAAATAAAAGCGAAGTTATTAATCTGCCAACATTCGGAATTCATACTGCGCAAAACGCTCTTTGTGCAGCTGCAGTAGGATTAAAGTTTGGTGTCAGTCTGAAACAAATCAAATCAACACTTGAGAACTTTAAATCTTACGATAAAAGAATGCAGGTGATAGAAGTCGATGGATATACAATTATTAATGATGCTTACAATGCTAATCCTGACTCAATGCATATGGCAATTCAAACTATGAGTGTGATGAAAGGATATTTTCAAAAACTTGCAGTTTTAGGTGATATGCTTGAGCTTGGTGAATTCTCTGAGAAATATCATCGTGAGCTTGCTCATTATTTGAAAGAGAATGGAATTCAGAAAGTGTTCTTCTTTGGTGATTTAACAAAGATAAGTTTTGATGAAGCTCAGAAAATAAATCTGGATGCAAAACATTTTAATGATAAACAATCAATCGCTGATGAAATAAAAAAATCGATTCCGGAGGGAAGTCTGATACTTCTCAAAGGTTCAAGAAAAATGAAAATGGAAGAAGTCATTGAATTTTTGAAAGGTTAA
- a CDS encoding phospho-N-acetylmuramoyl-pentapeptide-transferase — MLYYLFEFLKKTYDIPGLGAFKYITTRSAAAAVTSLIIAFYFGPKIINWLKKNQIGEAKKVDAPKTHWSKEGTPTMGGIIIVLAIVIPVVLWADILSVYIWIILGATLWLFGVGLLDDYLKVVKKYRKGLIERYKLILQFIIGLAVGLAVYFAPEFEQVRTETTLPFFKNLNLDFAEFYIPVVIFIIMGTANAVNLTDGLDGLAAGTVAISMLTLAIFSYVTGNVVYSDYLNIIYLAGSGELTIFCAAAAGATLGFLWFNSYPAQVFMGDTGSLALGGALGTLAVLVKKELLLPILGGIFFAETLSVIIQRSYFKYTKRKYGEGRRVFKMAPLHHHFELLGWPEPKIVVRFYIIAIILAIVSLTTFKIR; from the coding sequence ATGCTTTATTATCTATTTGAATTCTTAAAAAAGACTTATGACATACCAGGACTTGGAGCTTTCAAATATATCACGACAAGATCTGCCGCAGCCGCAGTTACATCACTGATTATTGCATTTTATTTTGGACCCAAAATCATTAATTGGTTAAAGAAAAATCAAATTGGAGAAGCTAAAAAGGTTGATGCTCCAAAAACTCATTGGAGCAAAGAAGGCACTCCAACTATGGGTGGGATTATCATAGTTTTAGCAATTGTCATCCCTGTAGTTTTATGGGCTGATATTTTAAGCGTTTATATCTGGATAATTTTAGGAGCAACACTATGGTTATTTGGTGTCGGTTTGCTTGATGATTATCTCAAAGTAGTTAAGAAGTATCGTAAAGGTTTGATTGAAAGATATAAATTGATTTTGCAATTCATAATTGGATTAGCTGTTGGTCTGGCAGTTTATTTTGCACCTGAGTTTGAGCAAGTTAGAACCGAAACCACACTTCCATTTTTCAAGAATTTAAATTTAGACTTTGCAGAATTTTACATTCCAGTTGTGATATTCATAATTATGGGCACAGCAAATGCGGTGAATTTAACCGATGGTCTTGATGGGCTCGCTGCAGGAACTGTGGCTATCTCAATGTTAACTCTTGCAATTTTCAGTTATGTTACAGGTAATGTTGTTTACAGTGATTATTTGAACATAATTTACCTCGCTGGCTCAGGTGAACTTACAATATTTTGTGCAGCTGCTGCTGGTGCGACTTTAGGATTCTTGTGGTTCAATTCTTATCCCGCTCAAGTTTTTATGGGAGATACTGGTTCGCTCGCATTGGGCGGTGCTCTTGGAACTCTTGCAGTTCTTGTCAAAAAGGAATTGCTCCTTCCAATACTTGGTGGAATTTTCTTTGCTGAAACTCTGTCAGTAATTATTCAAAGAAGTTATTTCAAATACACGAAAAGAAAATACGGTGAAGGCAGGAGAGTTTTTAAGATGGCTCCTCTTCATCATCATTTTGAATTGCTTGGCTGGCCTGAGCCTAAAATTGTTGTTCGCTTCTACATCATCGCAATAATCTTAGCAATTGTAAGTCTAACAACATTCAAGATTAGATGA
- the murD gene encoding UDP-N-acetylmuramoyl-L-alanine--D-glutamate ligase — protein MEKNLINKRISVIGAARSGIAASLLASRKGAKVFLSDSGSPKITDEILNQLKSLSVEFEFNGHSERVFNCDFIITSPGVPVDSEILLSAKSKGIPIYSELEFASWFAKGKIIGVTGTNGKTTTTALIYHILKNSGFKALIGGNIGEAFSNIVEQSDDETISVLEISSYQLDLIDSFHPNVAMILNITPDHLDRYENDFSKYISSKFRITKNLGEDDLFIYNKDDENITRNLHRGKFLTQSFSAIDVSFATAFLSDGKIFVREKDNIDLPEAAAERIIFVIDVNEMLIKGIHNYYNAMAAILAAKFVGCDLKKIAEALKTFRGVEHRLEVVRVINGVTYINDSKATNVQSTYYALKSFDANIILILGGREKGNNYDEIRELVKERVKLIFAFGESSEKIKNYFEGLKPVNVCTTLEEVVTEVNRVASPGDIVLFSPACKSFDQFNDFEHRGRTFKDLVNKL, from the coding sequence ATGGAAAAAAATTTAATAAATAAAAGAATATCTGTGATTGGTGCTGCAAGGAGTGGAATTGCTGCGTCGCTTCTTGCTTCTCGAAAAGGTGCAAAGGTTTTTTTGAGTGACAGCGGTTCACCAAAAATTACTGATGAAATTTTGAATCAATTAAAATCTCTTAGTGTTGAATTTGAATTTAATGGTCATTCTGAAAGAGTTTTTAATTGTGATTTTATTATAACAAGTCCGGGTGTACCTGTTGATTCAGAAATTTTATTAAGCGCAAAGTCAAAAGGGATTCCAATTTATTCAGAACTTGAATTCGCAAGCTGGTTTGCAAAAGGAAAGATTATCGGTGTAACAGGAACAAATGGAAAAACAACAACCACTGCATTGATTTATCACATATTAAAAAATTCTGGTTTTAAAGCTTTGATTGGTGGAAATATCGGTGAGGCTTTTTCGAACATTGTTGAACAAAGTGATGATGAAACAATTTCGGTTCTCGAAATAAGCAGTTATCAGCTTGATTTAATTGATAGTTTTCATCCCAATGTTGCAATGATATTGAACATTACTCCCGACCATCTTGATCGTTATGAGAATGATTTTTCAAAATATATTTCGTCTAAGTTCAGAATAACAAAGAATCTTGGTGAAGATGATCTGTTTATTTATAACAAGGACGATGAAAACATTACCAGAAATTTACATAGAGGAAAATTTTTAACTCAGTCTTTCTCCGCTATTGATGTAAGTTTTGCAACTGCTTTTCTTTCAGATGGGAAAATTTTTGTTAGAGAAAAAGACAATATTGATTTGCCAGAAGCAGCTGCAGAAAGAATAATTTTTGTAATTGATGTTAACGAAATGCTGATAAAGGGGATTCACAATTACTACAATGCTATGGCTGCGATATTAGCCGCAAAATTCGTTGGTTGTGATTTGAAAAAAATCGCTGAAGCCTTGAAAACATTTCGAGGCGTTGAACACAGACTTGAAGTTGTAAGGGTTATAAACGGAGTTACTTACATTAATGATTCAAAAGCAACAAATGTTCAATCAACTTACTATGCATTAAAGAGTTTTGACGCAAACATAATTTTAATACTTGGCGGACGGGAAAAGGGTAATAATTACGACGAGATAAGAGAATTAGTTAAAGAGAGAGTAAAATTAATATTCGCATTTGGCGAATCAAGTGAAAAAATCAAAAATTATTTTGAGGGATTAAAACCAGTTAACGTTTGCACAACACTTGAAGAAGTCGTGACGGAAGTAAATAGAGTCGCAAGTCCAGGTGATATAGTTTTGTTCTCACCCGCATGTAAAAGCTTTGATCAATTTAATGATTTTGAACACAGAGGAAGAACATTTAAAGATCTGGTAAATAAATTATGA
- a CDS encoding cell division protein FtsW translates to MKLIKSEDLQKVLYALVLFLMILSMGVVYSASARYSEILSAKNDAHDLALRHASRIVFALITMMVVAKVPYKKWKDYTFYFMIISVILLVAVIFWGTEKKGAIRALNLKLFELQPSFLALLTLILHFANLIEKKGERIRDFKTGFLPMICWIGAIAFLIFLQPNFSQGMVIIFVGLSLMFIGGANLKHILFTILGALPFLTVYVFSAEYRYQRIMTYIERIFNSSLTDPDPQVRYSIYAIGSGGLFGVGMGNSRYRELFIPEAHTDFIFSIFAEEFGFIGSMILLTVYMLIFFIGILMIKRLQDNYTKMVTAGIMISLLVYVFANTLVVVGVLPTTGLPLPFMSFGGSSLVIFAIAMGIVLNFASTLRNEPKTNFEPFTYRPEIR, encoded by the coding sequence ATGAAGCTGATTAAATCAGAGGATTTGCAAAAAGTGCTTTATGCTCTTGTTTTATTTTTGATGATATTAAGTATGGGTGTAGTGTATTCTGCCAGTGCACGTTATTCTGAAATTCTTTCTGCAAAAAATGATGCCCATGATCTGGCTCTAAGACATGCTTCAAGAATTGTTTTTGCTCTAATTACAATGATGGTGGTTGCAAAAGTCCCATACAAAAAATGGAAAGATTATACTTTTTATTTTATGATAATTTCAGTTATTCTCTTGGTGGCTGTAATATTTTGGGGAACTGAGAAAAAAGGAGCAATTCGCGCACTTAATTTAAAATTATTTGAATTGCAGCCATCTTTTCTTGCATTACTTACGTTGATACTTCACTTTGCTAATCTTATCGAGAAAAAAGGTGAGAGAATTAGAGATTTCAAAACTGGATTTTTACCAATGATCTGCTGGATTGGTGCAATTGCATTTTTAATTTTTCTTCAACCAAATTTTTCACAGGGAATGGTCATAATCTTCGTTGGACTTAGTCTGATGTTTATAGGTGGAGCAAACTTGAAACATATTTTATTCACAATTTTGGGTGCTCTTCCATTCTTAACCGTATATGTCTTTTCGGCTGAATATAGATATCAAAGAATTATGACTTATATAGAAAGAATTTTTAATTCATCATTAACTGATCCTGATCCACAAGTACGTTATTCAATTTATGCAATTGGTTCTGGTGGACTTTTTGGAGTTGGAATGGGAAACAGCCGCTATAGAGAACTATTCATTCCTGAGGCGCATACTGATTTTATCTTCTCAATTTTTGCAGAAGAATTCGGCTTTATCGGTTCTATGATTTTGCTTACCGTTTATATGTTGATCTTCTTTATTGGAATCTTAATGATCAAAAGATTACAGGATAATTACACAAAGATGGTTACAGCTGGAATTATGATTTCTCTTCTTGTATATGTTTTTGCAAATACTCTTGTCGTAGTCGGTGTTTTGCCGACAACTGGATTGCCTTTACCTTTTATGAGTTTTGGTGGTTCTTCGCTGGTAATTTTCGCTATAGCGATGGGAATTGTATTAAACTTTGCATCGACATTGAGAAATGAACCGAAAACGAATTTTGAACCATTTACTTATCGACCTGAAATAAGATGA
- the murG gene encoding undecaprenyldiphospho-muramoylpentapeptide beta-N-acetylglucosaminyltransferase: MKNKISKYKILIAAGGTGGHLFPAIAIAEEIKSLILDADILFVGTKKRMEKEIIPKLGFKFSGTSIIGLPRKVGFRLIGFIFSLIIAFFEALVSVLKFKPKVALGTGSYISVPPLLASKVFGAKIFLVESNSFPGVATKFLAPIANEIYLSFEQSKKYFKDTSKLVVTGTPVRKKLFERDRKKAAEYFNLSENLKTIVVIGGSLGARSINEKIKEIYPELSRNYQLIWQTGKKDFDIYKNLEKNERVVITPFIDRMDYAYSICDLLISRSGASTISEIIAQGIPAILIPSPNVTENHQYYNALELVESNAAELHLDNESSESLLKKILFLMENETRLQELSNNAKGLFKIDASKVIAERILKYLNEK; this comes from the coding sequence ATGAAAAACAAAATTTCAAAATATAAAATCTTGATTGCGGCTGGTGGAACCGGCGGTCATCTTTTTCCGGCCATTGCAATTGCTGAAGAAATAAAATCATTGATCCTGGACGCAGACATTTTGTTTGTCGGAACAAAGAAAAGAATGGAAAAAGAAATAATACCAAAGCTTGGATTTAAATTTTCAGGCACTTCGATTATTGGTTTGCCAAGAAAAGTGGGTTTTAGATTAATTGGTTTCATATTCAGTTTAATCATTGCATTTTTCGAAGCATTGGTCAGTGTGCTGAAATTTAAACCAAAAGTCGCATTAGGAACTGGGAGTTATATTTCTGTTCCGCCTTTACTTGCATCAAAAGTTTTTGGTGCAAAGATATTTTTAGTTGAGTCTAATAGTTTTCCCGGCGTTGCGACAAAGTTCCTGGCTCCAATTGCAAATGAAATTTATTTATCATTTGAGCAAAGCAAAAAATATTTTAAAGATACTTCGAAATTAGTTGTCACCGGTACTCCAGTCAGAAAAAAATTATTCGAACGCGATAGAAAGAAAGCAGCTGAATATTTCAACTTGTCTGAAAATTTAAAGACTATTGTCGTTATTGGCGGAAGTCTTGGTGCAAGAAGTATTAATGAAAAAATAAAAGAAATCTATCCTGAACTTTCCAGAAATTATCAATTAATATGGCAGACGGGAAAAAAGGATTTTGACATTTATAAAAATCTTGAAAAAAATGAACGGGTTGTTATTACTCCATTTATTGATCGAATGGATTATGCTTATTCAATTTGTGATCTCTTGATTTCGCGTTCGGGTGCATCAACTATTTCCGAAATTATTGCTCAGGGAATTCCAGCGATTTTGATTCCTTCGCCAAATGTGACTGAGAACCATCAATACTACAATGCTCTAGAACTGGTTGAAAGCAACGCAGCTGAACTTCACCTCGACAATGAGTCGTCTGAAAGTTTGTTAAAGAAAATTTTGTTTTTAATGGAAAATGAGACTCGTTTGCAGGAGCTTTCTAATAACGCTAAAGGTCTCTTTAAAATTGATGCATCAAAAGTAATAGCTGAAAGAATTTTAAAATATCTGAATGAGAAATGA
- a CDS encoding UDP-N-acetylmuramate--L-alanine ligase, whose amino-acid sequence MLRNFRKVHMIGIGGIGMSGIAEVLLAMNFKVSGSDRSLSEITDRLVSLGAEIYEGHRAENLKDADVVVYSSAVTMDNVEIQEALKRKIPVIKRSEMLAELMRLKYGIGIAGTHGKTTTTSMVGLVMLEAGFDPTVIVGGKLSGLGGTNARLGKGEFIVVEADEFDRSFLQLTPVIAAITTLEKEHLDIYKDLDDIKAAFVEFANKVPFYGFVVLCLDEEGLREILPQINRKVITYGLSAQADIRAYDISFFETYSKFKVRYKGETLGEIELNVPGIHNVKNSLVAVTIAKELGVDFETIKLALKKFTGVYRRFEIKADINNILVIDDYAHHPTEVAATLSAIRTGWDRRVVAVFQPHLYTRTRDFYQDFAKAFLDSDVFICTDVYPAREIPIQGISGKLITDAAEKFGHKNVIYIPDKKEIPDRLLQIVEPGDVVVTMGAGDIWKFGEEFINKLKSNS is encoded by the coding sequence ATGCTTAGAAATTTTAGAAAAGTTCATATGATTGGAATTGGCGGAATTGGGATGAGCGGTATCGCAGAAGTTTTACTTGCGATGAATTTTAAAGTCTCCGGTTCAGACAGAAGTTTAAGTGAAATTACAGATCGACTTGTTTCACTCGGTGCTGAAATTTATGAAGGACATCGAGCAGAAAATTTGAAAGATGCTGACGTTGTTGTCTATTCATCTGCCGTAACGATGGATAATGTTGAAATTCAAGAAGCATTAAAAAGAAAAATTCCGGTTATTAAAAGATCTGAAATGCTTGCTGAATTAATGAGATTGAAATATGGAATTGGTATCGCTGGTACTCACGGAAAAACAACAACGACATCTATGGTTGGACTCGTGATGCTCGAAGCAGGATTTGATCCAACTGTCATAGTTGGCGGAAAATTAAGTGGACTTGGTGGAACTAATGCACGACTTGGCAAGGGTGAATTTATTGTTGTTGAAGCTGATGAATTCGATCGAAGCTTTTTGCAATTAACTCCAGTAATTGCTGCAATCACAACTCTTGAAAAAGAACATCTGGATATTTACAAAGATCTTGACGATATCAAAGCTGCATTTGTTGAATTCGCAAACAAAGTCCCATTCTATGGTTTTGTTGTTCTCTGTCTCGATGAGGAAGGTTTAAGAGAAATTCTTCCTCAGATAAATAGAAAAGTCATTACTTATGGGTTGAGTGCCCAGGCGGATATACGTGCTTATGATATTTCGTTTTTTGAGACTTATTCGAAATTCAAAGTAAGATATAAAGGGGAGACACTCGGTGAAATTGAATTAAATGTTCCAGGAATTCACAATGTAAAAAATTCTCTTGTTGCAGTAACAATTGCAAAGGAACTTGGAGTTGATTTTGAAACAATAAAATTGGCATTGAAAAAGTTTACTGGTGTTTATCGTCGATTTGAAATAAAAGCAGATATAAATAACATTTTAGTAATTGATGACTATGCCCATCATCCAACAGAAGTTGCTGCAACACTTTCAGCGATTCGAACTGGATGGGATAGAAGAGTAGTTGCTGTTTTTCAACCGCATCTTTACACAAGAACTCGAGATTTTTATCAAGACTTTGCTAAGGCTTTTCTTGATTCGGATGTTTTCATTTGTACAGATGTTTATCCTGCACGGGAAATTCCAATTCAGGGAATTAGTGGAAAACTCATAACCGATGCAGCAGAAAAGTTTGGTCATAAGAATGTGATTTATATTCCTGATAAAAAAGAAATTCCTGATCGCTTATTGCAAATTGTTGAACCTGGCGATGTTGTTGTAACAATGGGCGCAGGTGATATATGGAAATTTGGAGAAGAATTTATCAATAAACTGAAGAGTAACTCATAA
- the murB gene encoding UDP-N-acetylmuramate dehydrogenase: MFSVEKVKEFFKGNISISEPLSRFTTFRIGGPADYYLEPKDRDDLLKLIKYLKEINYPYIIIGNGSNILISDDGIRGAAINLEFGFTKIEVMKNKVFAEAGIRLSKLVDVCIEHSLVGIENLAGIPGTLGGAILMNAGAYGGEISDYIKVVEILDGTEIKFLKKEECGFSYRKSNLEGKIILSAEFELPFGDKTKAKERRKELLLKRNQSQPVELPNAGSIFKNPSGDYAARLIEQAGLKGLTIGGAKVSEKHANFIVNFNNASANDVLELMKIIQQTVFQKFGIMLEPEIKMIGFDKDRVKVQ; this comes from the coding sequence ATGTTTTCGGTCGAGAAAGTAAAAGAATTTTTCAAAGGTAATATTTCAATCAGTGAGCCGCTGAGCAGGTTTACTACTTTTAGAATCGGTGGTCCTGCTGATTATTATCTCGAACCGAAAGATCGTGACGACTTGTTGAAGCTCATCAAGTATTTAAAAGAAATTAATTATCCATATATCATCATTGGAAATGGAAGCAACATTTTAATAAGCGATGACGGAATTCGTGGTGCTGCAATCAATTTAGAATTTGGATTTACAAAAATTGAAGTAATGAAAAACAAAGTCTTTGCAGAAGCGGGTATTCGTTTATCAAAATTGGTTGATGTTTGTATTGAACATTCTTTGGTTGGAATTGAAAACTTAGCAGGAATTCCTGGAACTCTTGGCGGCGCAATATTAATGAATGCGGGTGCTTACGGCGGAGAAATTTCAGACTATATTAAAGTAGTTGAAATTCTGGATGGAACTGAAATTAAATTTCTCAAAAAAGAAGAATGCGGTTTCTCTTATCGGAAATCCAATCTGGAAGGAAAAATCATTCTATCAGCCGAATTCGAATTACCTTTTGGAGATAAAACAAAAGCTAAAGAAAGAAGAAAGGAATTATTGCTTAAAAGAAATCAAAGTCAACCTGTTGAGCTGCCGAATGCAGGAAGCATCTTTAAAAATCCGTCGGGAGATTATGCAGCAAGATTAATTGAACAAGCAGGATTAAAGGGATTGACGATTGGCGGTGCAAAAGTTTCGGAAAAGCATGCAAACTTTATTGTCAATTTTAATAACGCTTCTGCAAATGATGTATTAGAATTAATGAAAATAATTCAGCAGACAGTCTTTCAAAAATTTGGAATAATGCTTGAGCCAGAAATTAAAATGATTGGTTTTGATAAAGACAGGGTAAAAGTTCAATGA
- the ftsA gene encoding cell division protein FtsA produces the protein MKRNIIASLDIGTTKTCAIIAEKDKDNRLNILGIGTAKSEGMTKGTVANILTISESIKKAVTLAEEQANLKINAVNVGVAGIYINSMRYRNFVLINNPDSLITKADVEKLIEDVKVSRIPSDYFILHIIPEQYIVDGENVVDNPVGVMGKKLEATHHIVLAQKTSTENLKMAVERAGLKINKMILQPLASANAVLHPEEKELGVALIDIGGGTTDLAVYVNGTIKHTRVIGIAGSHVTNDIREAFNLITEQSERIKIEYGYATNKALVQDSEIPVRVSPVRQVTISLSILTEIIQLRMKELFIMIDNELKNANLKDKIKAGFVLTGGGSQLRGCTELAEEIFGKQTRIGIPLDLGGGMSRKVEDPKFSTAVGLLLNGIPSIPDFNAEKIEYSSQRISLKNVLQKIFDFFKEF, from the coding sequence ATGAAAAGAAACATTATTGCAAGTCTTGATATCGGTACAACAAAAACCTGTGCGATTATCGCAGAGAAAGATAAAGATAATCGTCTAAATATTCTTGGTATTGGAACTGCAAAATCCGAAGGGATGACAAAAGGAACAGTTGCAAACATTCTTACAATTTCTGAATCAATTAAGAAGGCAGTTACTTTAGCTGAAGAGCAGGCAAATTTAAAGATTAATGCTGTCAATGTCGGTGTAGCTGGTATATACATCAATTCAATGAGATATCGAAACTTTGTTCTTATCAATAACCCTGATTCATTAATTACAAAAGCAGATGTAGAAAAATTAATTGAAGATGTAAAAGTAAGCAGAATCCCATCAGACTATTTTATTCTTCACATAATTCCAGAACAATACATAGTAGATGGTGAGAATGTTGTTGATAATCCTGTTGGAGTAATGGGTAAAAAACTGGAAGCTACGCATCACATAGTTTTAGCCCAAAAGACTTCTACAGAAAATTTAAAAATGGCTGTCGAGAGAGCGGGTCTAAAAATTAATAAAATGATTCTTCAACCTCTTGCATCGGCTAATGCTGTTCTTCATCCAGAAGAAAAAGAACTCGGCGTTGCATTAATTGATATCGGAGGAGGCACAACTGACTTAGCTGTTTATGTTAATGGGACAATAAAACATACTCGAGTAATTGGAATTGCGGGCAGTCATGTAACTAACGATATAAGAGAAGCTTTCAATCTAATCACTGAGCAAAGCGAAAGAATAAAAATCGAATACGGTTACGCAACAAATAAAGCATTAGTTCAAGATAGTGAGATTCCAGTTAGAGTTAGTCCTGTTCGACAGGTTACAATCTCTTTGAGCATTTTAACTGAGATTATTCAATTAAGAATGAAAGAGCTATTTATAATGATTGACAACGAACTGAAGAATGCAAATCTAAAAGATAAAATAAAAGCGGGATTTGTTTTGACAGGAGGCGGTTCACAGTTGAGAGGGTGTACAGAACTTGCGGAAGAAATTTTTGGCAAGCAAACAAGAATTGGGATCCCGCTTGATCTTGGCGGTGGAATGTCGAGAAAAGTTGAAGATCCAAAATTTTCAACTGCCGTCGGTTTATTGCTCAATGGTATTCCTTCAATTCCTGATTTTAACGCAGAAAAAATTGAGTATTCATCACAGAGAATATCACTAAAAAATGTTTTACAAAAAATTTTTGATTTCTTTAAAGAATTTTAA